The genomic region atattatttattttcttccCCTTTTATAATGTCTAATAtgcatataaatatttaaattttaaaattaaatttttattttatattttaattatatattttatgatatatatataatatgaatattatatatatataccaaaagtattcatttattatttttttttttttaattctgTTTTAATTGTATAATACGAAGCACTATATATgagttatatatatattataaaaaaaaacattaataaaatatatgaataatataatatttataaaatatatttattgaactataaataaataataatataattatatatttaaatttcctttaattttgttattgtaaaatatttatatgaagaaatatTCTTTTGTGTTAACATgttgtaaatttttttattataaaagattacatttttaaaaatgtaaaaataaaataaaaaatattacaatatatatatatatatataaaatatttatatcttttattatattacttttatacattaactttttcttttttattttcttctttcctcctttttttttttttttttttttttttttttgtttttgtaattacatatttgtctataataaatgaataaatataaataaataaataaataaatatatatatatatatatatatatatatatatacatacacatatttatataagaaaagtatgttatttttctttttttgtatttatatacaaaaaatatgtacatatatatatatatatatatataaatatatacttgtgaaagtttttttaacttaaaaaaatattttatgaaatatttattttctcttttattaaaagtTGTTAATCATATGAACTTAATAAAAACTTGtcaaattataaaaatatatacatatttacatatatttttttatatgttgtCATAAATTGTGTTCAATAACCCTTTTATATAAACTTCACATGTTTTATTCgtttgaataatatatatatatatatatatatatatatatatatatttgtttatttatttatattattatttttttatttttttggaaATGAGTATAATTCACATTTAATATACCCTTCTAATAAGAACAAAATGACATCAAATTATAAATCTTACAATGTTCTTGATTATAATTTAAGGTTTATCCAAGATGAAAAAAGGAATAGGGAAAGAGAAAGAGCAGATAATAAGAACAAGGAAAACATATCCTTGAGTATAAAATCAGATATGGgaaacaaaatatatttattagaGACAAATGCAAAAAGTCGAAAAGATGAAAAGGATGCgaaatataagaatataagtttatcaaattatatgaaagaTAAAACTTATGTTGATAAAAATGTGGGTGTAAAAGATGATATGTCAAATTTAAGCTCaataaaacataatatagaaataaatagaaatagaaataataatagaaataataatagtaataataatagtaatagtaatagtaataataatagtaatagtaataataatagtaatagtaataataatagtaatagtTTTATTATGgaagaaaaggaaaaaacTAATAATAGAACGATTATGTTTTTAAACCATAAGAGAAAATATGACCCAGATTATAATACCTCAGatgaaaagaatataaagagaaaaaaaataaatgatattattaataaatataaaaaaaaaatgataattccttcaaatgatgaaaaatatagtaataaaggatcatttaatatttcaGATGATGATGAGATGGATAATAAAAGTagtaattataatataagtggtaaaaattattctacagaaaataatgataacaaaaataattttcatataagATCTTTAGAAAAAATGGATAAGATAAATAATGAGATGAAAGAATACTCAACTAAAGACACCATTCATCTTAGAAGGGTAGAATCCATATCACATGGatcaaaagaaaataataatattgatacATTAAAATGTGATAATTTAATAAGCAATAAAAATTCCAACCTCGTAAATTTTGATAGgaataaaagaaaagaaaatttcATGTTCTTACAcaattatatgaaaaaaaaggagaatgaaaataagacaaatattaattcatatgatatagaaaatatacatgatgaaaaaaaggataaaaatgaaatacTTAATAATTTAGATATAAATTCGTATAAAGAAGAGAAATGTTTaagttataataatatgaagGAAAATGACTTCAATAAAATTGGCATATCTAAACAACCAAATGTAGATTCTAAGGAGCATAagtataataaatatgaaaaagatcataatatatataataatgatcTTAGTGATGATGGAAAATGTATAGATCGTACTAATgtatatgataataattcaaGTTCTCATAATGTAAGTTTAagtaatttatttaatgaaaGCAATTTCATGTTAgacgaaaaaaaaattagagATAAATTTAAACAAGTCAAATTAATTGAAAAATCACTTGAAAGAAATAATTCggaaatatatgaaaatgaattaaaagAAGGTGAGACTCATAAAAAGgatgaattaaataaattgGTATTGGATATGACaataaaagatattaatgaaaaaaaaaataaagtaaTATCATATCATAAAGACTATTTAGAGAATTATGAAACAAAATCTATAAGCAGTgaaaatattgatataGAACCAACGAATAGATCATTTTTAGTTGATGGGAATAATACAAAGGATATGACtcatataaatgaaaataatgatagggataaaaataatgacaatattaataataataataataataatgataatattattaataatgataatattattaataatgataatattattaataatggtaatattattaataatggtaatattattaataatgataatattgttcataatgtaaaagaatcaaatgaagatattttttataaggCTAATAAATTATCTGAAAAAATAGACAACATTGTACAAAATATTAgaaatatcaaaaaaataaaaaagtcAAATTCTggaaattataatattgatGCCAACCTTTCAGATGATATATCTAATGATGAGGCAAACCTGAAAAATGTTACAAATTCTATAGATTATAcgaaattatattatgatgatgataaagGAGAGAATACAAAAAATACTTTTAAGAAAAGTacatatgataaaaataaaaaattattgatCGAAAATGATACAAAATTAATGATACatggaaataataatcaaaaaGAGAGTATAAGAAATGATGAGAAATATCTTTTGAATGgtataaataatagtaCAAAAGATTtagataataaaagatCAAACGTTGACATAGAaggtaataataatgatacaACATTTTATGATGCTACGGAATATTCTATACGTAATGATAAAGAAcaatacaataaaaatgtagAAGAAGATCATGTAATTATGGGAGTTcaatcaaataaaaataatattcaaaCAAATTACTCTTTatctaataataaaaataatataaataaagatagATGGAATcatttaaaagaaaaatatttcgACATGATGAAACCAGGTCTTGtagataatattataaatattaaagatAATGAACTTATATTAcagaaaaatgaaaaaaaaaaaaaagatatttttaataaatcacATGGAAACAAAAAGGTAGAACCATTAAAAggttttaataataaaaatcttaaggatacaaatattttaaaaaataaaataaatgatgatatcCATGAAGATATTAAAAGTGTTAATATTGGAAATGAAATAGATGAAAAtaggaaaataaaaaaaaaggaaaatatattaaatagtataaatcaagaaaaagatattggaaataaaaatattattaataaaatgtcacattcaaaaaaaaacctTTTATCAAAAAGTTATGCAGAAAAACCtcatgtatataatatgaaagaaaaaaagaaaaataatattaatgtgAACAAATGTAAGGAAAAAAATCCTTTATTCTATTCTGTTGATTTCTcaaaccaaaaaaaaaatgatatagaTAAGCGAATGTGTGATGATTTATTATCTCCAGGTATTGATGATTCGAttgaaagaaaaataatatatgaaaatataataaaattttccaaaagaaatgtaaataatgaaCATGAATTAGTAGATAAATATTcagatgaaaaaaaaaaaaaagaaaaatcCAATGAACGACTAAAAGAAGAATTGGATATgattaaaaattattatagtgaagagaaattaaaaaggGAGGAGGAATATAAACTGAGAAATGAAATTCAACAAAAGAGAAAATTGtatgaattaaaaattcGAAAAGATTTTGAGGAAAAAATAAGGCTTCGAAGGGaggaaaatgaaaaaagacTAAAcgaagaaaaaataaataaaatacaacAAGATAATGGGAAAAAGGAATTACCAAATGGTATATCAGATGGTAAACCGAATGATATGTCAAGTAAAGAAAAGGAGAAGAAGCATATtacttataataatgaaaaaaaaaattatgataatattgaaaaaaattatgataataatgaaaaaaaaaattatgataatattgaaaaaaattatgataatattgaaaaatattatgataataatgatggtaataataataattattattattattatgatgaagTAAGAAACGAAacttataaaaacaataaaaaaaagaaaagaaaaaacatATTTGAAGATTATTCAAGTGATGGAagttattataaatatatgtatcgtaatttatatgaagaaacgtgtaacaataaaatgaaaaatcatttttttgatataagtgataatttatatttacagGAATGTTCTGATAACTTctttcataataataaaatccCCTCTTTTTCTATTTATAAATCACCTTCACATAGTTTTGATAACGAATTAATATCATtaagtaaaataaaatttgaTGATTTTGATTAcaattatttaaatgaacTCCACAAATCTGTATCTAAGACAAAAGAGAGAAAAAGGAGTAATTATTCTGATTTTAGTGAAGATGAGAAAAAGTTAAAAAATTGCAACCTAGTTAAACCTAGGGTTATTTTAACAAATAGTGAAAAGAGTTATGAACAAAAATGTGTTGAACACTCCGAAAGGGACAGGGCAATGAATGGGGAATATGAAAAAGGcgatatatataaaaagagtgatatatataaaaatagtgatatatataaaaatagtgatatatataaaaatagtgatgtatataaaaatagtgatgtatataaaaatagtgatatatataaaaatagtgatgtatataaaaatagtgatgtatataaaaatagtgatatatataaaaatagtgatatatataaaaatagtgATATGTGTGTAGAGAATAATGTACACCAAAAGAATGATATAAACgaagataataatgtaCACCAAAAGAATGATATAAAcgaagataataatatacacCAAAAGAATGATATAAACGAAGACAATAATGTACACCAAAAGAATGATATAAAcgaagataataatatacaccaaaagaattttatatacaaaagaGATGATtctaataaaaaaggagatatatataaaagaaatggttttcatgaaaaaaatgcagtattaaaaagaaatattcCAAATAAGAACAACAGTACAGGAAATCTTCATAATAAGAATGTCTGCAATTCacaaaaaggaaaaaacCGATCCCTTGATTATCATCGTAGAAGTAACAGacaaaatttttatgaatataagATGAATAATAACgttgatgataatatattgaataAATTGTTAACTATaaaatatcaaaataaaataagaaatgATAGTTTAAGCATAAAAGAGGATAACATTCACAATGCTAAGGAGGGTAGTGTACATGAAGAGATGTGCGAAGAGGAAGAAGGTTTTGAAGAGAAATATTCAGAAGATATTGATATTGAGAATGAAAACATTTCTGTTAAACTAAATCACAACGATAGtggatataataaaaataattgtaaaggtgtaaaattaatacaaaacaaaagtgattttaataatgaaaatatgaatgaatTGAATGTATCACCAACTCATACCGAAAttgataaaaaagaaaaacagAATGTATTGTTAATTTctacaaaagaaaaaagtagaattataaaagtaaatgaaaaagatgatatatctccaataaaacaaataatacaagaagagaaaaatgaaccaaatgataatataaatatggatattaatgatgatgaagataatgagggaaaaaataaattgaAAACATCCATATCATCTTCAGATAATGGAATAccaaaaattaatattttaaaaaataatgaaaacTATATACCATTAGATATTGCTTTAAATTTTGTGATGGATAACGAAAAGTTGAAGAAAAATTTACaaaaggaagaaaaaaaagataaaggAAAGAAGAagtaagaaaaaaaagcaTCTTTTGAGataattcttttatgtgtttattatatatatgtatatatatatatatatatatatatatatatatatatatatatatatgtatgtatgtatgtatatttaatcttatactaaatttttttatatatattatattatttttttataattttatttttttaatttcacTTTTGTAGAACCTTTGTTCAGTGGTTAATGGatgaaagaaaaagaagattAAAAAATAACTTACCCATAgatatttaatatatcaacagatattattttcttttattatttatattgatttatttttattcttatacGTTTTCTAATATTTGACATcctattattatatttttatttaatttaatttaatttaatttaatttaatttcttttttttttttttttttttttttttttttttttttaaattttttNNNNNNNNNNNNNNNNNNNNNNNNNNNNNNNNNNNNNNNNNNNNNNNNNNNNNNNNNNNNNNNNNNNNNNNNNNNNNNNNNNNNNNNNNNNNTCTTTTAATTTGtggaaatatatttattatatgagactaatattttgtaaaaattaataatgtgtataaatgtataacaaagaaaaaaaaaaaaaaaaaatgagaatagctatttatatattatcttattaaaaaaaaaataaaaaatatctatattgaagggaaaaaattataaaaatataaaagctgaagagtattattattttatatatatgaaaaatattaaaatgataataaaaaaacagataagtttatatttttttaaaaaatgatatcTTTAACTTTAATGAGTGATCGTGTTCGTGATAAATTATCTGATTTAGCACTGTGTGTATTTATAggtatattttattatcattgctttttttaaattctaCCTACAAcgtttatataattttctcttatatcatataatagGGAACATCAAAAGAACCAAAAAGTtgttgaaaaaaaatgatatcAATTCGAAATTTTTGgttaaaaggaaaatatataaataataatattaaaccgaaaaaaaatatatattatataaatataattttatgttatataaatatatttataaaagattatacatacatatatatatatatatatatatatatatatatatatatatgtttatttacttatttatttttatattctttctttttattagAATAACAATAATTTACTACAAATATGTTCCTATAACGATGATGTTGAAatgttttgttttttattaaacAGGGGATGTGACTTCAAACATATAAACgtaaaaaagataaaaaaggaatatatacatatggAGTTTTAGAAATTGTGgtacaaaatatattatatgttaaatttcattttagtaatatatatgctttatatataattttatttctttttgCTTTTAAAGGATAATGGAGACACATGTTTACATATCATTGTGTTGAATAACAACATTTATTGTTTAAATATACTTTGcagaaataatattaaagatattattaatataaaaaacaaagtaaatataacaaaCATAATTGTTAAATGtttgtaattatatatatatatatatatatatatatatatatatatatatatatgtgtgtgtttatatattttatttttttttttttttcttatttcatatttttccttttgaAACATTATAGGATGGTGATACTGCTTTACATATTTCTATTAAAAATGGTTTTTATGaatcattttctttattattaaaatatggtgttgatattcttataaaagatgatgtaattattacatatattaaaataacaCAATCTAATTATTTATGCGTTTAAAATTCTATAGattcatattattgttttagtttattcattatttttagttctttttttttttttttttatagttCGATATGGATGCTTATGAATTGTTAGATGTGTTCcgaaaaaaagaaaagttTTATGATAGTAattgtaataaatattcaatTATGTtcaatttattaataaaagagAAAATGAAGGGTGaaataaggaaaatataataattaaaaataatatatatatatatatatataatatgatattattatatttaaaattttgtGTATTACAAAATGCTAAATACTTACgaaatttataatatctttttataGTTTTGAAGGAATATGAAAACATAACgcacataaataaattaatataatatattaattataaaaatatatatatatatatatatatatatataatatatacatatatacatgtgatatgttgaaatataaatattattttttttttttataatatatattaagatcttctttttacttttttaattttttctattttttatttttacctttttttttttaataatatatttctccttttttttttttttttagtattttcaattagaaaaaatgaaacttcatatatgatataaaatttttttaaataaagtGTATATATCTGTTTTctgatttttttttatctaataattttttttttttttaacattataatgttattaaagggtttctttttttttataatatgtgtattttatatattgatattttataataacaatgTTAACTGTTTTTATATACCCAAAATATGTTGTAcgaaatatttttatttaaaagaaacAAGTGATGCCCCTGCTTATTCAGATGGGCATGAGCGATATATTCAGGTAGGATTTTAAgaagtaaaaatataaaatatatatatgaaggtttatataatattttatatattttatgtcctttatatatttatcaaaGGAAAAAAAGTTGAAGCAGTTGAAACACAAGATGGAAAATAAATCTGTAAAACAATTAAGAATTACACCAAGGTATGGTTGAAGGGAATACacatatgtatgtatataattatattaatatgtaaacaaatatatatatatatatgtatattctGATGTTTCAATTTGTAGAATTGGCATGAATGATTTACtcattaaaataaattccGCAAAGCagtttttattaaaaagacatcgggtaaaaataatttatatatatatatatatatatatatatatatatatatatatatatgtgtgatatattttatgttatcCTCTTTTGTTCCAGgttaaatttattttaacCTTAAAGGGTAGAGAATATACAAATGTAGAAAATgtaaaaagaatattttcCAAGATATCtgaagaattaaaaagtTATGGTAATTCAGAAACTATGCGTCAAAATGGAAATATTGTATCACAGctatttaatttaaaagCTAAAAGGAAAAATGAAGGAGGAACatgatttaataaaaaaaaaatattgtagAATATGATGActttgtatttttttttttttttttttcattaacGATTTGATACActtatttaataaatgtgCTGTagttatataattatttatgtgcttaattttttttttatgtgtagattatttataatgatacatatgaaaaaaataaaattataacatatttttttttaaaacttCATCActtatgtttttttttttttttttagtaaaaaatattaactttttcttttttttattgtagttataaaaataatatatatatatatatatatatatatattaatatatttatgttttacgaatttattaattttatttt from Plasmodium reichenowi strain SY57 chromosome 8, whole genome shotgun sequence harbors:
- a CDS encoding translation initiation factor IF-3, putative, which encodes MLLKGFFFFIICVFYILIFYNNNVNCFYIPKICCTKYFYLKETSDAPAYSDGHERYIQEKKLKQLKHKMENKSVKQLRITPRIGMNDLLIKINSAKQFLLKRHRVKFILTLKGREYTNVENVKRIFSKISEELKSYGNSETMRQNGNIVSQLFNLKAKRKNEGGT
- a CDS encoding hypothetical protein (conserved Plasmodium protein, unknown function), coding for MTSNYKSYNVLDYNLRFIQDEKRNRERERADNKNKENISLSIKSDMGNKIYLLETNAKSRKDEKDAKYKNISLSNYMKDKTYVDKNVGVKDDMSNLSSIKHNIEINRNRNNNRNNNSNNNSNSNSNNNSNSNNNSNSNNNSNSFIMEEKEKTNNRTIMFLNHKRKYDPDYNTSDEKNIKRKKINDIINKYKKKMIIPSNDEKYSNKGSFNISDDDEMDNKSSNYNISGKNYSTENNDNKNNFHIRSLEKMDKINNEMKEYSTKDTIHLRRVESISHGSKENNNIDTLKCDNLISNKNSNLVNFDRNKRKENFMFLHNYMKKKENENKTNINSYDIENIHDEKKDKNEILNNLDINSYKEEKCLSYNNMKENDFNKIGISKQPNVDSKEHKYNKYEKDHNIYNNDLSDDGKCIDRTNVYDNNSSSHNVSLSNLFNESNFMLDEKKIRDKFKQVKLIEKSLERNNSEIYENELKEGETHKKDELNKLVLDMTIKDINEKKNKVISYHKDYLENYETKSISSENIDIEPTNRSFLVDGNNTKDMTHINENNDRDKNNDNINNNNNNNDNIINNDNIINNDNIINNGNIINNGNIINNDNIVHNVKESNEDIFYKANKLSEKIDNIVQNIRNIKKIKKSNSGNYNIDANLSDDISNDEANLKNVTNSIDYTKLYYDDDKGENTKNTFKKSTYDKNKKLLIENDTKLMIHGNNNQKESIRNDEKYLLNGINNSTKDLDNKRSNVDIEGNNNDTTFYDATEYSIRNDKEQYNKNVEEDHVIMGVQSNKNNIQTNYSLSNNKNNINKDRWNHLKEKYFDMMKPGLVDNIINIKDNELILQKNEKKKKDIFNKSHGNKKVEPLKGFNNKNLKDTNILKNKINDDIHEDIKSVNIGNEIDENRKIKKKENILNSINQEKDIGNKNIINKMSHSKKNLLSKSYAEKPHVYNMKEKKKNNINVNKCKEKNPLFYSVDFSNQKKNDIDKRMCDDLLSPGIDDSIERKIIYENIIKFSKRNVNNEHELVDKYSDEKKKKEKSNERLKEELDMIKNYYSEEKLKREEEYKLRNEIQQKRKLYELKIRKDFEEKIRLRREENEKRLNEEKINKIQQDNGKKELPNGISDGKPNDMSSKEKEKKHITYNNEKKNYDNIEKNYDNNEKKNYDNIEKNYDNIEKYYDNNDGNNNNYYYYYDEVRNETYKNNKKKKRKNIFEDYSSDGSYYKYMYRNLYEETCNNKMKNHFFDISDNLYLQECSDNFFHNNKIPSFSIYKSPSHSFDNELISLSKIKFDDFDYNYLNELHKSVSKTKERKRSNYSDFSEDEKKLKNCNLVKPRVILTNSEKSYEQKCVEHSERDRAMNGEYEKGDIYKKSDIYKNSDIYKNSDIYKNSDVYKNSDVYKNSDIYKNSDVYKNSDVYKNSDIYKNSDIYKNSDMCVENNVHQKNDINEDNNVHQKNDINEDNNIHQKNDINEDNNVHQKNDINEDNNIHQKNFIYKRDDSNKKGDIYKRNGFHEKNAVLKRNIPNKNNSTGNLHNKNVCNSQKGKNRSLDYHRRSNRQNFYEYKMNNNVDDNILNKLLTIKYQNKIRNDSLSIKEDNIHNAKEGSVHEEMCEEEEGFEEKYSEDIDIENENISVKLNHNDSGYNKNNCKGVKLIQNKSDFNNENMNELNVSPTHTEIDKKEKQNVLLISTKEKSRIIKVNEKDDISPIKQIIQEEKNEPNDNINMDINDDEDNEGKNKLKTSISSSDNGIPKINILKNNENYIPLDIALNFVMDNEKLKKNLQKEEKKDKGKKKTFVQWLMDERKRRLKNNLPIDI
- a CDS encoding hypothetical protein (conserved Plasmodium protein, unknown function); the protein is MISLTLMSDRVRDKLSDLALWNIKRTKKLLKKNDINSKFLNNNNLLQICSYNDDVEMFCFLLNRGCDFKHINDNGDTCLHIIVLNNNIYCLNILCRNNIKDIINIKNKDGDTALHISIKNGFYESFSLLLKYGVDILIKDDFDMDAYELLDVFRKKEKFYDSNCNKYSIMFNLLIKEKMKGEIRKI